The Pyxidicoccus trucidator genomic sequence AGGAGGTCATCCACCCGGTGCTCGAAGAGGACCTGGCAGCCGCCGGCGATGAGCTCGTCGCGCAGCTTCGCCACCGCGCCCGGCAGCAGGTCCGAGCCGATGTGCGGCTTGCCCTCGACGAGGATGTGGTCCGGCGCCCCGTACTTCGCGAAGGCCTCAATCACCTTGCGCACCATGGGGTGGTTGATGCGCGTGGACAGCTTGCCGTCCGTGTAGGCACCGGCGCCGCCCTCCCCGAAGTTCATGTTGCTCTCCGGGTCCAGCGAGCCGTCGCGCATCAGCTTCGCCACGTCCTTGCGGCGCGGCACCACCTCGCGGCCGCGCTCAATCAGGATGCTGCGCACGCCGCGCTCCAGCAGGCCCAGGGCGGCGAACAGCCCCGCAGGGCCGGTGCCGATGATGATGGGCCAGCGCTCCGGCGGCTTCACCGGAAGCAGGGGCTCCGGCGGAGGAGGTGCCTCACCCACATCCGGGGGCAGGCGGCCGGGCTTGCGGCCGGGGGCCAGCTCCACCTCCAGTGTGTAGATGTAGCGGGGACTGCCCTTCTTCCGCGCGTCCAGCACCGAGCGCACCACACGCACGGCGGCGAGGTCGGAGCGGGTGACTCCGAGCTTCTCCGCGGCGCGCTGACCGAGCAGCTCCTCCGGCTCGTCCAGCCACAGCCCGATGTTGTTCACCCGATACGCCATTGCCATTCGCTCCTGGTGGGGGCGCGTATCTGCTCCGCCCCCGTGAAAGATTGCAAGCACTTGAAACAACTAGGGCCTCGACGCACTGCGTGGGTGCGTACCCGCCGATGCACCCCCCTCCGCCATCCCCCCGTGCCGACGACGGGTGCGTAACAGGCTTCGCACCCGAAAAAGGGCCATGCCGAGCCCCGGTGTCCTTCAACCCCTGGGAAATGCTGGGGAATCCGTTTGGAAGAGAACGTCTGGCACGGGGGTTGAAGTGTTGAGGCCGCATGCTTATGCGGCGCCCCTTCAACGCCGCTTTCTGGAGGCAATCACTGTGAGCACCGATCAAAAGGGCACCCGGATCCTGGCGCGCACCTTCTTCAACCAGCTGCGCGCGAGCGGCTACACGCCGCACCAGGTCATCGGTATCGCCACGGAGCTGCTCGATCTGGTGACCACGGACCTCAAGGAAGGCGACAAGGCCGTTGCCGTCCAGGCAACACAGGAGCAGGGCTCCGAGTGGCGCCAGCGCGCCTGAGTCCGTAGTCTTCGCACCATCAACCCCGCGGGCGCGCGGGCTCCGGACTGGTTTCGGGGCTCCCGCCCGCGCGGAGGCAGCACCCGGACCGGCCTCAGCCGGTTTTTTTGTTTCGACTGACTGCTGAATCGGCCGTCACCGCCGCGGAGCGGCGCAGTTCCTGCCTCCGGACGTACGCGGCGGCGCCGGCGACGACGAGCAGTCCTCCCGTCATCGCGGTGAAGACGATGCTGGCCGTCTCCAGCGCCAGCAGCGTCAGCAGCGCGCTCGCGCCCAGGAAGGCGCCCACGTCCACCGCGAGGGGCCGGCGCTGGGGCAGAACCAGGACGATGACGCAGGCGGTGAGGGGCAGGCCCAGCTTCACCTGCCGCTCAATGGCCTCCGTGCTGGCGCGGACCGTCTCCCAGTTGTGCACGAGGATGGCGGCGAAGATGACCACCGTGCCCAGCGCCAGCACCAGCACCCCGGCGGCGGCCGCGTCCTTGGTGAGGCGGGCCTTCTCGTCGAACTGCTGGACGGCCAGGTCCACGAGGTGCTCCAGGGCGCTGTTGAGGATTTCCGCGAAGAAGATGAGGAGGACGCAGAAGATGAGCGTCACCTTCTCCGCGAGCCCCAGGGGGATGCCGCTGCCCACCAGCCCCACCAGCACCCCGGAGATGAGGTGGACGCGCATGTTGCGCTGGTGGACGACGGTGTGGATGAGCCCCGCCCACGCGTGGCCGAACGAGGCGAACAGCCCCGAGCCCCGACGGGGAGGGAAGGCGGAGGGTGGCCGGACAGGTACGTTCATCGGTGATTGAAGGGCGGGCACCCTAGCATTCGCGGCTCCCGTTGCCCCTCGGACGTGAAGGGGTATGGTCTGACCCCGTGAATTCCGCTTCCTATCGTTACTGGTCCCGCCTGGGGGGCGCGGCCCTGTCCCTGCTGTTGACTTCCACCCTGGCGCGGGCGCACGCCCCGGCCGCGCCCGTCGCTTCCGAGGCCTCGCTGGACGAAGGGGCCTGCGGCCTGGAGCCGCCCGGCGTGCAATACGTCCCCACCCCGGGCCCGCGCGCGCACGAGACGCGCCGGTGGTCCGCCTCGGAGCCGCCGGTGGTGCGGCGCGAGGAGCGGGGAGGGGCGGTGCGCAGGGCGCTCGCCGGTGTGCCGCAGACGCGGGTGCGCGGTGGGGCGCTGTCCGGCAAGGTGGTGTACCTGAGCCCCGGCCACGGCTTCTACCGCAGCGCCCCGTTGGACCGCTGGGCCACGCAGCGCCCCAACTCGTGGGCGGTGGTGGAGGACCTCGTCTCGGCGGAGGTGCTCAACCAGTACCTGCTGCCCATGCTGATGGGGGCGGGGGCCACGGTGGTGCCGGTGCGCGAGCCGGACCTCAACGCGCGCATGGCCCTGCTCGATGCGGGGCAGGAGGGCTACACCGAGACGGGGGAGGCGGCCCTCTTCCAGGACTCCGCTCAGCCGGGGTGGGGCACTCCGCCGGTGCCCATGGGCAACGCGGTGGAGCCCTTCTCACTGGGCACCACCCGCGTCATGAGCACCGCGAGCACTGTCACCGCGAGCGCGACGTGGGCGCCGGAAGTCCCCGCGGACGGCAGCTACCACGTGTACGTCTCGTACGCGGCGGACCCGGCGCGGGCGGTGGACGCGCACTACGTGGTGCGGCACGCGGGCGGGGAGAGTCACTTCCGCGTCAACCAGCGCCGCCATGGCGGCACGTGGGTGCTGCTGGGCCGCTTCTACTTCAAGGCCGGCCGGCACCCGGAGACGGCGTCGGTGGTGGCGATGAACGACACCGCGGAGGGCGGCACCGTGTCGCTGGACGCGGTGCGCTTCGGCGGGGGCCGGGGGCTCATCGGCGATGCCCAGGTGGCCGCGCTGGAGCGGCCCCGCTACGAGGAGGCAGCGCGCTACCACGTGCAGTTCAGCGGGGCGCCCGCGTCCGTGTATGCGCCCACCGGGGCCAACGCGCTGTCCAACGAGCGCAACGCGGACGTCACCGCGCGCCCGCGCTTCGCGGCGTGGCTGCACGAGGAGGGTGAGGACGCGGTGTACCTGGCCTGGCACACCAACGCTGGCAGCACCGGCACGGTGATGGGCACGGAGGCCTACGTGTACGGGCCCAACCCGGTGGACGGCACGCTCAACTTCACCGGCGTGGCGGGCAGTGACGTCATGGCCCGCGCGCTGCTGGACGAAATCGGCAGGGACTTCCGCCGCGAGGTGGACCCCAACTGGCGGATGCGCAACCTGCGCTCGGCCAACCTGGGCGAGGTCAACCCCACGCACAACCCGGAGATGCCGTCCGTGCTGCTGGAGATGGCCTACCACGACAACATCACCGACTCGAACCGGCTGAAGGACCCGGCCTTCCGTCGCGTGGCGGCGCGCGCCATCCTCCAGGGCCTCATCAAGTACTTCGCCGCGCGGGACGGCCAGCCCGTGCACCTGCCGCCGGAGGCCCCGGACGCCGTCGCCGCGCGCAACGGCACGGCGGGCGCGGTGGGGGTCCGCTGGGCCGTGCCTGGCGCCAACCCGGATGAGGAGGGCCGCGACGCGCCCACGGGCTACCGCGTCTATCAGAGCGCGGACGGCCTGGGCTGGGACGAGGGCACCGAGGTGACGGCCACCTCCTTCACCACGACGCTGGCACCGGGCACGGTGCGCTACTTCCGCGTGGCGGCGCTGAACGCGGGCGGGGAGGGCTTTCCGTCCTCCAGCGTCGGGGTGCGGACGCCGGTGGGCGCGCAGGCGCCCGTGCTGCTCGTCAACGCCTTCGAGCGGCTGGACTCCGCGCTGACCTGCGCCGAGGCGCTGGACGCGTATGACCTGGCGGCCCCGGTGCGGGTGCTGGTGGAGGCGATGAACGACGGCACCTACGTGCGCCGCCATGGCGAGGCGCTGGTCTACGCGAACTGGCCCTTCGACAGCGCCACCAGCGCGGCGCTGGGGGCGGGGCTCGTCACGCTGGCCGCTCCGTATCAATTGGTGGACTGGTTCACCGGACGGGGCGGCGCGGATGGGGCACGGCCCACGCGCCAGGAGCAGGACGCGCTTCGCGCCTTCGTCACCGCGGGGGGCCACCTGATGCTGTCCGGCACCCAGGTGGCGTCCGCGCTCGCCGTGGGCAGCGCGGAGGACCAGGCCTTCCTGGCGGACATCCTGCGCGCGACAGTGGCCGGTGGCACGCCGCCGCTCACGGTGGAGGGCCTGCCGGGCGACTGGCTCTCGGGCCTGTCTGGCGGGGCGCTGGATGACGGCACGCGCGGGGCCTATCCGGTGGGCGTCACTGACGTGCTCACCCCAGCCTCCGGGGGCTCGCCGGTGCTGCGCTACACGGGCACGGACCTGGTGGCGGGCGTGGCTTCCGCCCCGGGCGGACAGGTGCTGCTGCTGGGCGTCCCCTTCGAGGGAATGGTCAGCCCCTCCCGGCGCGCCTCACTGATGTCCGCATTCCTGGTGCGGACGGGCCTGCTCGCCGAGCCGCCGGCTCCGCCCGCCGAGGACCCGGGTGGTCCGGGCCCTGGCCTGCTCACCGCCTGCGTCGCGGCGCGCGGGCTGGACCCGCATCCCCCGCCGCCTCCGCCCCCGCCGCCTCCTCCCACCCCCATCGTGCTGGAGGAGCTGCCTCAGTTCTATCCACTCGGTGACTCCGGCTGCGGCTGTGGGGCTGGAGGGGGAACGGGCTCCGCGCTCTGGCTGTTGCTCGGGGTGATTGTTCAGCTTCGGCGTGCGCACCGTCGCGGGAGCGACGCGAAGCGTTGACTCGGCGGGTGCGGATGCCTACGGTCGGCGCCCTCGAAATTGACGTGACGACACGTGGGCCTCGCGCTCACGCCCTGCAAGGAGACACTTGGACATGGCTACCCGTATCGCCATCAATGGCTTCGGTCGCATCGGTCGCTGCATCCTGCGCGCTGCCCTGAGCCGCAAGGAGGACCTCGAGATTGTCGCCATCAACGACCTCGACAAGCCCGCGGCGCTGGCGCACCTGTTCAAGTACGACTCCGTGCACCGCACCTGGCCGGGCACGGTGAAGTCCACCGAGAAGGGCATCGTCGTGGACGGCAAGGAGATTGCCGTCACCGCCGAGAAGGACCCGACGGT encodes the following:
- a CDS encoding N-acetylmuramoyl-L-alanine amidase; this encodes MNSASYRYWSRLGGAALSLLLTSTLARAHAPAAPVASEASLDEGACGLEPPGVQYVPTPGPRAHETRRWSASEPPVVRREERGGAVRRALAGVPQTRVRGGALSGKVVYLSPGHGFYRSAPLDRWATQRPNSWAVVEDLVSAEVLNQYLLPMLMGAGATVVPVREPDLNARMALLDAGQEGYTETGEAALFQDSAQPGWGTPPVPMGNAVEPFSLGTTRVMSTASTVTASATWAPEVPADGSYHVYVSYAADPARAVDAHYVVRHAGGESHFRVNQRRHGGTWVLLGRFYFKAGRHPETASVVAMNDTAEGGTVSLDAVRFGGGRGLIGDAQVAALERPRYEEAARYHVQFSGAPASVYAPTGANALSNERNADVTARPRFAAWLHEEGEDAVYLAWHTNAGSTGTVMGTEAYVYGPNPVDGTLNFTGVAGSDVMARALLDEIGRDFRREVDPNWRMRNLRSANLGEVNPTHNPEMPSVLLEMAYHDNITDSNRLKDPAFRRVAARAILQGLIKYFAARDGQPVHLPPEAPDAVAARNGTAGAVGVRWAVPGANPDEEGRDAPTGYRVYQSADGLGWDEGTEVTATSFTTTLAPGTVRYFRVAALNAGGEGFPSSSVGVRTPVGAQAPVLLVNAFERLDSALTCAEALDAYDLAAPVRVLVEAMNDGTYVRRHGEALVYANWPFDSATSAALGAGLVTLAAPYQLVDWFTGRGGADGARPTRQEQDALRAFVTAGGHLMLSGTQVASALAVGSAEDQAFLADILRATVAGGTPPLTVEGLPGDWLSGLSGGALDDGTRGAYPVGVTDVLTPASGGSPVLRYTGTDLVAGVASAPGGQVLLLGVPFEGMVSPSRRASLMSAFLVRTGLLAEPPAPPAEDPGGPGPGLLTACVAARGLDPHPPPPPPPPPPPTPIVLEELPQFYPLGDSGCGCGAGGGTGSALWLLLGVIVQLRRAHRRGSDAKR
- a CDS encoding diacylglycerol kinase family protein; translated protein: MNVPVRPPSAFPPRRGSGLFASFGHAWAGLIHTVVHQRNMRVHLISGVLVGLVGSGIPLGLAEKVTLIFCVLLIFFAEILNSALEHLVDLAVQQFDEKARLTKDAAAAGVLVLALGTVVIFAAILVHNWETVRASTEAIERQVKLGLPLTACVIVLVLPQRRPLAVDVGAFLGASALLTLLALETASIVFTAMTGGLLVVAGAAAYVRRQELRRSAAVTADSAVSRNKKTG